One part of the Humulus lupulus chromosome 9, drHumLupu1.1, whole genome shotgun sequence genome encodes these proteins:
- the LOC133800894 gene encoding uncharacterized protein LOC133800894 isoform X1: protein MPCLNLSTNVSLEGVDTSSILSEATSAVAKLIGKPESYVMIVLKGSIPISFGGKEDPAAYGELVSIGGLNPDVNKKLSAAVAAILETKLSVPKNRFFLKLYDTKANQTQEHAQCLHALHQN from the exons ATGCCGTGCCTTAATCTTTCCACTAACGTCAGCCTCGAAGGCGTGGATACCTCCTCTATTCTCTCCGAAGCTACCTCCGCCGTCGCCAAGCTCATTGGCAAGCCTGAATCC TATGTGATGATTGTGCTGAAGGGCTCAATTCCAATCTCATTTggtgggaaggaggacccagcaGCATATGGTGAGTTGGTCTCAATTGGTGGCCTTAACCCTGATGTGAACAAGAAGCTGAGTGCTGCAGTGGCTGCGATTCTTGAGACCAAGTTGTCTGTGCCAAAAAATCGTTTCTTCCTCAAATTGTATGACACCAAG GCCAACCAAACTCAAGAACATGCACAGTGTTTACATGCTTTACACCAGAACTAG
- the LOC133800896 gene encoding uncharacterized protein LOC133800896: MATPIIFDMYQAEEEEEVPQLQWRSKRRTGESSRGPPAKKGRTEDLPKDAPTGQTPGPTGQTHPPAPTEKQTPPAPPNPPAAPTREEITREEALGAKLMSRTLRSARDRLDRIGKGDRVRDAMVEVENMGVDQVLNRALNEISSALLSAITSRTRIQASIEQAKAKATERHQVKVAEELSAAEARHAKELEAMARERDAAVTKLSEAEAAKDVAVKLRQQY; the protein is encoded by the exons atggccactcccattatctttgacatgtaccaggccgaggaggaagaggaggttccccaactccagtggagatccaagaggagaactggcgaatccagccgaggccctccagccaagaagggtcgaacagaagaccttcccaaggacgcgccaactgggcaaactcctgggccaacggggcaaactcatccaccagctcctactgagaagcagactcctcctgccccaccaaatcctccggctgcgcccactAGAGAGGAAATCactcgtgaagaagctcttggggccaaactcatgaGTCGTACCCTTCGATCAGCAAGGGATCGCCTTGACCGCATTGGCAAAGGTGACCGTGTCagagatgcaatggtcgaggttgaaaacatgggggtcgaccaggttctgaacagggccctgaatgaaatctccagt gcctTGCTATCTGCTATCACTTCTCGTACCCgtatccaggcttccatcgagcaggccaaggcaaaggccactgagaggcatcaagtgaaggtggctgaggagctttcagctgcagaggctaggcacgccaaggagttggaggcaatggctcgagaaagggatgctgcggtgaccaaattgtcagaggctgaagctgcaaaagatgtCGCGGTAAAGTTGAGGCAGCAGTATTGA
- the LOC133800899 gene encoding PRA1 family protein B4 codes for MASPSPAVLPISNSQPPVVAVSSASGGGSAQSQAPISTPAVRSFINHISENVRNGLSQRRPWSELLDRSAFAKPESVSDATLRIRKNYSYFRVNYMAVVAGILAVSLLTNPFSLLVLLGLLSAWLFLYLFRPSDQPLVLFGRTFSDTQTLWGLIGLSVFVVFLTSVGSVLISALMLGFAVVFAHGAFRVPEDLFLDEQENSPSTGFLSFLSGAASNAAAAAGPAVVAARV; via the coding sequence ATGGCGTCCCCATCTCCAGCAGTGCTTCCGATCTCCAATTCTCAGCCTCCCGTTGTGGCGGTTTCTTCCGCATCCGGTGGTGGTTCGGCTCAATCTCAGGCGCCGATCTCAACTCCGGCTGTCCGTTCATTCATAAACCACATTTCAGAAAATGTGCGCAACGGACTCTCCCAGCGTAGGCCGTGGTCGGAGCTTTTGGACAGGTCTGCTTTTGCTAAGCCGGAATCGGTATCCGACGCTACTCTACGAATCCGCAAGAACTACTCCTACTTCCGAGTCAATTACATGGCTGTCGTCGCCGGTATCCTCGCCGTGTCGTTGCTAACCAACCCGTTCTCATTACTCGTCCTCCTTGGCCTCCTCTCCGCTTGGCTTTTTCTTTACCTATTCCGTCCTTCGGATCAGCCTCTTGTCCTCTTTGGCCGTACATTTTCTGATACTCAGACCCTCTGGGGCCTGATCGGGCTCAGCGTCTTCGTCGTTTTTCTCACAAGTGTCGGATCCGTCCTGATCTCTGCTCTCATGCTCGGATTCGCTGTCGTTTTCGCCCACGGTGCGTTTAGGGTTCCCGAGGATCTTTTCTTGGATGAGCAGGAGAATTCCCCCTCTACTGGATTTCTGTCTTTCCTCAGCGGGGCCGCATCTAATGCCGCCGCCGCCGCTGGTCCTGCCGTCGTTGCTGCTCGGGTCTGA
- the LOC133800894 gene encoding uncharacterized protein LOC133800894 isoform X2, giving the protein MPCLNLSTNVSLEGVDTSSILSEATSAVAKLIGKPESYVMIVLKGSIPISFGGKEDPAAYGELVSIGGLNPDVNKKLSAAVAAILETKLSVPKNRFFLKLYDTKGSNFGWNGTTF; this is encoded by the exons ATGCCGTGCCTTAATCTTTCCACTAACGTCAGCCTCGAAGGCGTGGATACCTCCTCTATTCTCTCCGAAGCTACCTCCGCCGTCGCCAAGCTCATTGGCAAGCCTGAATCC TATGTGATGATTGTGCTGAAGGGCTCAATTCCAATCTCATTTggtgggaaggaggacccagcaGCATATGGTGAGTTGGTCTCAATTGGTGGCCTTAACCCTGATGTGAACAAGAAGCTGAGTGCTGCAGTGGCTGCGATTCTTGAGACCAAGTTGTCTGTGCCAAAAAATCGTTTCTTCCTCAAATTGTATGACACCAAG GGTTCTAACTTTGGATGGAATGGAACTACCTTCTAA